A window of Pedobacter lusitanus contains these coding sequences:
- a CDS encoding winged helix-turn-helix transcriptional regulator encodes MPEFFHDKKLYYTPIEFALGHIGGTWKMPILWRLQNNVLRYGELKKDIPHITDKMLASQLRELENKGLIRRTVYPVVPSKVEYSITAKGMKTIPVIETIMKYGYGLIKEEGIAYPPKQDI; translated from the coding sequence ATGCCTGAATTCTTTCACGATAAAAAACTCTATTATACGCCTATTGAATTTGCATTGGGACATATAGGCGGTACCTGGAAAATGCCCATACTTTGGCGGCTTCAAAACAACGTTCTGCGCTATGGAGAACTGAAAAAGGATATTCCACATATTACGGATAAAATGCTGGCGAGTCAGCTCCGTGAATTGGAGAATAAAGGCTTAATTAGACGTACTGTGTATCCTGTCGTGCCTTCAAAAGTAGAATATAGCATAACAGCGAAAGGGATGAAAACGATTCCCGTAATTGAAACCATCATGAAGTATGGTTATGGACTGATTAAAGAAGAAGGGATAGCGTATCCGCCAAAACAAGATATTTAA
- a CDS encoding DNA alkylation repair protein: MNVTEIMAELYAMGSESIKNILLKHGVKEPFFGVKVEQLKTIQKKIKVDYQLAKDLFATGNADAMYLAGLIADDEKMTRAELQDWVGKAVSNNISEYTVPWVTAGGRYGFELAMEWIDDSREYVAAAGWSTLANLITLKPDNELNIEALRRLLIRIEQTIHSSQNRVRYTMNNFVICAGVYVVSLTDDAITAAGKIGVVVVDKNGTACKVPAAADYIRKAKDKGAGLVKKKTVKC; the protein is encoded by the coding sequence ATGAATGTCACCGAGATTATGGCTGAACTGTACGCAATGGGCAGTGAAAGTATTAAAAATATATTGCTGAAGCATGGTGTTAAAGAACCTTTTTTCGGGGTTAAGGTGGAGCAGTTGAAAACGATCCAGAAGAAGATTAAAGTGGATTACCAGCTGGCTAAAGACCTATTTGCGACAGGGAATGCAGATGCGATGTATCTGGCCGGTCTGATTGCTGACGATGAAAAAATGACAAGAGCTGAACTACAGGATTGGGTAGGCAAAGCGGTTTCCAATAATATCAGCGAATATACTGTTCCATGGGTGACTGCAGGTGGGCGGTACGGTTTTGAACTTGCTATGGAATGGATAGATGACAGCAGAGAATATGTTGCTGCTGCGGGTTGGTCTACCCTGGCTAATCTAATAACATTAAAACCCGATAATGAGCTAAATATAGAGGCTCTGAGGCGCTTGCTGATCAGGATTGAGCAAACGATACACTCGTCACAAAATCGTGTGCGTTATACAATGAATAACTTTGTCATTTGTGCAGGTGTCTATGTGGTTTCTCTGACTGATGATGCGATCACTGCCGCGGGTAAAATAGGTGTTGTGGTCGTAGATAAAAATGGAACGGCATGTAAAGTTCCTGCTGCTGCTGACTATATCAGAAAGGCAAAAGACAAGGGGGCTGGTCTTGTTAAAAAGAAAACGGTGAAGTGCTAA
- a CDS encoding LexA family transcriptional regulator, whose product MKEASGKSQILSQIKSHYNFKNDAEFARYLDIKPNTLSNWHSRNTIDYELIVTKCVDIDANWLLTGQGEMLKSEGQEVSVRKLRTDLLMDTQNIPLYDVQASAGVIELLGKNRLKQVPIDYIRIPKLPKCDGALYITGDSMYPLLKSGDIVMYKEIKDIAHNIIWGEMYLTYLEHNGDEFFFTKYLQRSEKEGYVRFVSQNQHHQSIEFPLHAIKALAMVKASIRINSQL is encoded by the coding sequence ATGAAGGAAGCTTCAGGTAAATCACAGATCCTTAGCCAAATAAAATCTCACTATAACTTTAAAAACGACGCAGAGTTTGCACGTTACTTAGATATAAAACCTAACACTTTGTCTAACTGGCATAGTAGAAACACCATCGACTACGAGTTGATAGTCACAAAATGTGTCGACATTGATGCAAACTGGTTGTTAACTGGACAGGGCGAGATGCTGAAAAGTGAGGGTCAGGAGGTTAGTGTCAGAAAATTAAGAACAGACTTATTAATGGATACACAAAATATTCCGCTTTATGATGTACAGGCAAGTGCAGGAGTGATTGAACTATTGGGAAAAAACAGACTTAAACAGGTTCCGATTGATTATATCCGTATTCCTAAATTGCCCAAATGTGATGGGGCATTGTACATTACGGGTGACAGCATGTATCCATTGCTGAAATCTGGCGATATCGTCATGTATAAAGAGATCAAAGACATTGCTCATAATATCATCTGGGGTGAAATGTACCTGACTTATCTGGAGCATAACGGAGATGAATTCTTTTTCACAAAATATCTGCAGAGATCTGAAAAAGAGGGGTATGTCAGGTTTGTTTCTCAGAATCAGCATCATCAGTCAATTGAATTCCCGTTACATGCAATTAAAGCGCTGGCAATGGTAAAAGCATCAATCAGAATTAATTCACAACTATAA
- a CDS encoding DUF3164 family protein gives MMRINATELSINQLEGLLADRKKQEKNRRARARMDYEIARDTDISSLLDEAAKLHFMIRLFKSRVHQVMAAQAQKTADYGLIPATSKGGFSLTNKTGNKRVTRRRDTDPVWDERAVKAIGLIKDFLCDTVKKRDVKLFEILLSFLERNQNGDLEYARVFNLMQHEDKFDDVRWTEGLRLLKESYSITLKGFAYDFKLKNDAGKWDRLELNFSSL, from the coding sequence ATGATGAGAATTAACGCAACCGAATTAAGTATCAATCAGTTGGAAGGCTTACTCGCTGATCGTAAAAAACAAGAAAAAAACAGGAGAGCCAGGGCCAGAATGGATTATGAAATTGCACGGGATACTGACATTTCATCCCTGCTGGATGAGGCTGCAAAACTGCACTTTATGATACGCCTGTTTAAATCCAGAGTACACCAGGTAATGGCTGCCCAGGCCCAGAAAACAGCAGATTATGGGTTAATTCCAGCTACCAGCAAAGGTGGATTCAGTTTAACGAATAAGACAGGTAATAAGCGAGTAACCAGAAGGAGGGATACCGATCCTGTCTGGGATGAACGTGCGGTTAAAGCAATTGGTCTGATCAAGGATTTTTTGTGTGATACGGTAAAAAAGAGAGATGTAAAACTATTTGAGATACTCTTAAGTTTCCTGGAACGCAATCAGAATGGAGATCTTGAATATGCCAGAGTCTTTAATCTGATGCAGCATGAAGATAAGTTCGATGATGTCAGGTGGACTGAAGGGCTGCGTCTTTTGAAAGAAAGTTATAGCATTACGCTAAAAGGGTTTGCTTATGATTTCAAGTTGAAAAACGATGCCGGTAAGTGGGATCGTCTGGAATTGAATTTCTCGAGTTTATAA